The following are encoded in a window of Corythoichthys intestinalis isolate RoL2023-P3 chromosome 8, ASM3026506v1, whole genome shotgun sequence genomic DNA:
- the LOC130920050 gene encoding DNA translocase FtsK 1-like: protein MSTVCLDGATVGKKTLLVFASPLTKPSEHLPPWSPGPAPVLAPSSVLRAVTREWLSLTVAAPSPLDRPAPSIPAFPSDVLASREESASEKAAPSVTPPPFPEAIRRSPPESRRPTSSRIELFIQEDDDEEASEEVAEILTGRLSPQV, encoded by the coding sequence ATGTCAACTGTTTGTCTTGACGGTGCTacagtaggaaaaaaaacactccttGTTTTTGCCTCTCCCCTCACAAAGCCTTCGGAGCATCTCCCGCCTTGGTCTCCCGGCCCCGCCCCCGTCCTCGCCCCGTCTTCCGTTCTGCGCGCGGTCACCCGGGAGTGGCTGTCGCTCACCGTAGCCGCCCCCTCGCCCCTAGATCGGCCGGCCCCCTCGATCCCCGCTTTCCCCTCCGACGTTTTAGCTTCCCGGGAGGAGTCTGCGTCGGAAAAGGCGGCACCGTCGGTCACTCCGCCGCCGTTTCCCGAAGCGATCCGACGTTCCCCGCCCGAGTCCCGGAGGCCTACGTCCTCTCGTATCGAGTTATTCATTCAGGAAGATGACGATGAGGAAGCTAGTGAGGAGGTGGCGGAGATTTTGACAGGCAGACTCAGTCCACAGGTATAG